The following proteins are encoded in a genomic region of Chloracidobacterium sp.:
- a CDS encoding type II toxin-antitoxin system RelE/ParE family toxin: MKRYRVIFTTNAIAEIAGSFEWGKKYWGEHAAKLWYQSLRQSVRRSLSSTPLAWPLAPEDEVYTAEVRNMFVGRYRILFSIEKRTISILHIRGAFVDPTQRPFDEEEK; the protein is encoded by the coding sequence ATGAAACGCTATCGTGTGATCTTCACCACCAATGCTATAGCCGAGATCGCCGGTTCGTTTGAGTGGGGCAAAAAGTACTGGGGTGAACATGCGGCGAAACTTTGGTATCAAAGCCTTAGGCAGTCCGTACGCCGATCGCTTTCGTCAACACCTCTTGCGTGGCCATTGGCTCCGGAGGATGAAGTTTATACGGCGGAGGTAAGAAATATGTTCGTCGGACGTTACCGAATACTTTTCTCCATAGAGAAACGAACTATAAGTATATTGCATATCCGAGGTGCATTTGTGGATCCAACTCAAAGACCATTTGACGAAGAGGAAAAATGA